A genomic segment from Triticum dicoccoides isolate Atlit2015 ecotype Zavitan chromosome 1A, WEW_v2.0, whole genome shotgun sequence encodes:
- the LOC119352786 gene encoding uncharacterized protein LOC119352786 has product MHDEMGRELLLCVNDANVALSHPADGALSERTLRSTMEKFKKRFHKMAAMLSCHGAKSSDVYAPGSRAARANKRRYVQNEEDIEEEVNEEEPAHQEEPTHHDEHEYDATHQEDHEYDVDAPQPSQVTQLTQGNARSRKGKAISKTPGKKGRKKTWNTQFHSPEYPHQFMPAGMQRYKSNIDAEAEEASEEEEHEASEEEEHTLADIVKRGRKK; this is encoded by the exons ATGCACGACGAAATG GGCAGAGAGTTGCTTCTGTGCGTCAACGATGCCAATGTTGCACTGAGTCATCCAGCTGATGGTGCATTATCTGAGAGGACTCTTAGGAGCACGATGGAG AAGTTCAAGAAGCGGTTCCATAAGATGGCAGCTATGCTTTCTTGCCATGGTGCTAAGTCCAGTGACGTGTATGCACCAGGTAGCCGCGCCGCCAGAGCTAATAAACGGCGTTATGTCCAGAACGAAGAGGACATAGAGGAGGAGGTCAATGAAGAGGAGCCAGCACATCAAGAGGAGCCAACACATCATGATGAGCATGAGTatgatgcaacacatcaagaggatcatgagtatgatgttgatgctccacaaccatcACAGGTTACACAACTGACACAAGGCAATGCCCGCTCTAGAAAAGGCAAAGCCATATCTAAGACACCGGGCAAGAAAGGTAGAAAGAAGACATGGAacactcaattccatagtccggagtatccTCATCAATTTATGCCTGCGGGAATGCAAAGATATAAGTCCAACATTGATGCAGAGGCGGAGGAGGCTAGCGAAGAGGAGGAGCATGAGGCTAGCGAAGAGGAGGAGCATACACTTGCAGATATCGTGAAGAGAGGAAGGAAGAAGTGA
- the LOC119282147 gene encoding U1 small nuclear ribonucleoprotein 70 kDa-like encodes MASSGSRTRPPCADQEDMPKTWLEASLDKKKEKDVPTPPCWCGDVCKLKVSTDRNKSWTEGRRFFVCPNCAHDRRRPTNAYDIPPSPPPLCKYFTWIDHEVPKDIQEDQRADWLRRQRLFEESYARGLERERREKEARERKKREQERARKEKAARQEERASKLARARDAREEDEARDKKGKWPRTTQ; translated from the exons atggcttcatccggttccaggaCGAGGCCACCGTGCGCGGACCAAGAGGACATGCCGAAGACGTGGTTGGAGGCCAGTTtggacaagaagaaggagaaggatgtgCCCACACCACCATGTTGGTGTGGTGATGTTTGCAAGCTGAAGGTGTCCACTGACCGCAACAAGTCATGGACAGAAGGTAGAAGGTTTTTCGTGTGTCCCAACTGTGCACATGATCGTCGAAGGCCAACTAACGCATATGACATACCACCG TCCCCTCCTCCACTTTGCAAGTACTTCACTTGGATAGATCACGAGGTACCAAAAGATATCCAAGAGGACCAACGTGCAGATTGGTTACGGAGGCAGCGCCTATTCGAGGAGTCCTATGCACGGGGATTGGAGCGGGAGCGTCGTGAGAAGGAGGCTCGTGAGCGCAAGAAGCGTGAGCAAGAGAGGGCACGCAAAGAGAAGGCGGCTCGTCAAGAAGAGAGGGCAAGCAAACTTGCAAGGGCTCGCGATGCACGAGAGGAGGACgaggcacgtgacaagaagggaaAGTGGCCCCGGACTACTCAGTAG